The DNA window CTAGTTCAAATGTTAACTACAATGCTGCGTTTCAACCTGGAAAATTTGAAATGACACAAAACATCTCTGCTCTCTTCCTCAAAATCAAACAAGTGGATGTGTCTGACTCTGCGCTGTATTTCTGTGGATATTTCTCAGAAGGACGTCTAAATTTAAGCGTCATGCAATTAAAGGTTGGAGGTAAGATTATTGTAAAGTCTTTGCCTCCTCATTCTTCGGTTATTACTCTTTTAATTTATATTACATATGCAATGTAATTATTGTCAACACGCTGTATACAAAGACTATGGTGGTTATAGATTAAGATAAATATAGAAATGAGGACTAAAAAAATCAAGGCTTTATTTTTCAATAGGCACCGATGAGCCTCAGGATGACATGGACTGCATCTCTAAACGTAAGTCAACATTTCTTTTATTGTGCAGATGATTAAAAACACATGAATGTGAAATAAATTTCAGCCGTGTCGCTTTTTACCTTTATTTTTGTATTAGAGGCTCACGAAGTAGCAAAGCTGACGAGTGTCACCCTGGGTGTTCTGTCTGTTTTCCTCTTAATGGTCATCACTGTTCTGGTTGTTCAACACGGGAAATCAGGTACTTTTTACTTCAACTCTGTGTTTCTCTTATTTGGTGAAATGTCAACTATATGAAAAAATACAATGTTGCCACAAAGTCTTAGCTTTTAATGTCACTGTATTGTTCACTGAATTGATGATCATGTCTTTGAATTATCAGCTAACGAACATGAAAATAAGAATCCAGAACAATTTGAGGTGGGAGCCTTTTTATACAGTATGCTGCAATGTTTGAATATTTTGATGCTTGCAGCTTTGAGCCagttcagttattttatttctgtacttttaaTTACAGAGTCTGGACCCTGCCACCCTGAAGGATCCAGCACTGCAATCAGCAGTACAAAGACGCAGGAGGCCTGCAGCAGAAACTCATGTTATTTATACTACCAACAGAAAAAACTAATTTCcctgctgcttcctgtttttatttctatttcctGTCTACTTTTGGCTGCATCTTCACCCCATCAGCCcctatttgttttgtttgctgcaTAGACTGCCTGCCACTGTATGCAGGAAGCTGCTGTACACTGTCCTTTAACAGATATGATCAGGCACTTTTTTCAGTATGTGATTCTAgattttttgttgcatttaccTCAACCTCAAACCAGCAGGAGACAGAGAGCCTGCAGCTGAGAGAGAAGTAAAATTCATGTTGCTTAAGCTGCCAGCAGATagtaaagtttaaaaagaagCTGTGAAACCTCATCTACTTGTTTTGATTAcatacagtgttggggagtaacggaatacatgtaccgctgttacgtatttaaaatacaaaatatgagtaactgtattccgttacagttaccgtttaaaaaggtggtattcagaatacagttactttgttgaaataaatggattacatggcggtacttccctgtttcatattgtggcgggtcaggactgtttaggttttgtttgacagctacgttctgttgttctaggcggcagcgttacggttgccatggttacagggtgacgctctcttcctgcgactgtgtgtttcctgggtgagagagcgcctttttgttgttgttgttgtgctaagctatgCCGAGCAGTTTGGTAACAGCGGTGTGTTTCTGTTGGaaaataaacggctgtgcttcCTGGCAACTCAGGgtagcaagaccaaacgacacctctgtctcctccttgtctgagcttgCCACAGTATGTTTGGCTtgtttcctccgaaacaataagttctgttggagcagcctttcaatgcctctctctgtctctcgcctcacaagcaaagttgacccagacaacaaagtaaagctatttttcggctacgaacccgacgtattagccagaggtccctttactacggttcggagctgcAGACCTTCAGTCATagcaataaatcacacagcaatagtacattcatgtagttgtaaaaagcatgataatatattaagtaatccaaagtattcagaatacgttactctcattgagtaacgtaacggaatacgttacaaaatacattttggggcatgtattctgtaatctgtagtggaatacattttaaaagtaaccttcccaacactgattacATAATGTCAGACTTTGCGGATTTTTAGAAAAATAATTACAATTATTTAATGAAAGTGATTAAAACTGCAGCCATGCACCCTTTGAAGACAGATAAATGGATAAATGGACAAAGTCTGCACCACAGGGAGATTTCCGCACTAACAACAAATATGACATGACATCATTAATTCAAATACTAAGAGAAACATTATTTACAAAACTCTCTTCTTGCAGGTGTAaccagtgtgtttctgtgttgtgtCTGACAAAgaagggtaaaaaaaagaaagacctccaagtatttacttggaggtctttctttttattattattatttaacttGCTCGCTCCAGctcctctcccacaggggaattgtaAGGGGAGGGGCCCAAGGGGGACACTGTATTCATAGGgttgcaccaaagaagaagaacaatgaGGAGGGGCTCTAACTGATAATGAATATAACTAAAGGCTTGAAGGTCCTAACAGTCAGGTATAAAGAACAGCTACTGTGTAATTATAACAATATGTAATCTATGACTGGGTTACACTGGTCTtatatgcaaaaacaaaaataattaaatcatTGGAGCTATGGTGTAAGGTATGTTTCTCTTAAATTAATTCCATCAAATTTTATATAAAACACAAAAGTGATTTTAGTTTGAATACACTGACATTTCTATTATCTTGTATGAGAAAAGAGAAGTTGTCTTTCCTGACATTTGAACAAACAAAGTTTGTAGCAACACTGTTTATCAAAGGCTTTGAGCATTGCAATGAAACCACACGCAAAAATAGCTGAACTGCtttcacataaaagtttcaCATCTCTCTTTCAGCTGTTTAGGTCAACTGCTTTAATGCATTTGAAAAGGGTGACATGCTTTTAGAGGAAAAAACACTGATCCACTAACAGGCTCTACTCTGAAGGCCAGGCTAGTTTCATTTGACAGAAAGCAGCAAAAACTAAGTTTGGCCTCTTTGAGTCTTTTAAATTGTTCCTCATACTCAATGAGCTTGTAAAGGTTAATCATCATATTTAGAGAGGATTACCGCAAGTACGTGTCAGACTGGGTAAGGCATGTGATGTGAAACAAATTGACTGAGAACTAAAATCAAACTGATTTTCAGATATTTATGGAAAGATTGTTGAAGCCTTTGTAAAGACATCAATACTGCATGAACAGTCTTATCACAAGGATTGTGACAGCTCCTTTATACTCATTGTGTGGATAGAGTGGGTATAAAGGATCTTTCTTTTCCGTGGTTGGGAATTCTTACCATCATGCTGATGCTGGTGGTGGATTTCCACAGGTGCAGACCCACCACACCGACACCAGTGAACATCTGGGGAACTGACAGTGGGATAGTGGACTGATGCTCATTAATTGAATGGTCAGAGCTGACTCTACCTGCtcaggaagcttttgaagtgtAGCAGGTGCTCCTGAAGACCTTTtctgactctgtggtggcatcaGCCATCTTCTATGGTATCTGTTGaaacagcagctttttttttttttttttttttttttgtgtcccgtttggatctttagccatcagaattgttgttttaaggccaagaaagatgccaagcggatttattttaccaagtggatcatcatggccttgccatattggtccatttgattgacctttattataattatgaatttattttattttcagttgctacaaacgggaaagagatgactgggggataggacagggagaaagaatgaaagaaagagagggagagaaagaaaaccaaaggggagaagagacggtgagaagggggggaagaaaaaaaaacaaaaaaaaaaaacaagcaaaacaaaaaaaacccacctggatcacctgtatggagaaaaaaaaacagaagagaaagcaaacaacaaagagcaacataataaaaaaaaacaaacagcaccatcacaataaactagctagcagtagatatcagtagatactaaataataaacgatattgtgcagcacgcaagatagacagcgcacaatgtgctttgaggcagcagccaagaaagctgtagtccgcgtctgtgaacacccatgtgtacacctgtgtgcatacctgtgtggatcagcatgcttgcattccaaaggtttctccatgtaacgatctgctagggagtgtggggagccacagccccgtcctccagggtatgaagcaggtatggaggagatcaaaactccagacatccagaggcccccagaacacaagagaccaaggaagactaacagaggggcagctgcgccactgtccccagtaagagctgaggagagtcccaggtgagggctcactcagcagccgcggagcagaagccaggggggagttgcagtgacgtgcccgtgagctccgccagcagccagccgtgcctgagtgaccgagccccaggccgagaggccgggggcaccccacctccgaagtggcccgagcgagccccaggttccaggccccgataagcggccgccaaggagtgagccggtgtgtacccggacgcccacccccagacacaaagaaccaccaacacaccgacacctgagggagtccgccactggcaggggaagtggtggtgggtggagataggcctccaaaccttggagggcctgagatgtccccagagaggtggcgtctgatacccaacctgacatatagacacagacatacaggcacacacagataaacatccattcccaccctcatgctctcatatgcacttactccacactcaaccaacgtggagacagacataaagagatgctgtacacacgatcacactccccaagcgtactctacgaaccgggtctaggtacccttgcccctggagggggaactgcacccagacccaggtggtgtttcccttttccctgcggtggggagaggcagaccgccccgactccgcagcagcagggaggccccacactccagactgcagtcggacggccaactcctcctagcccccccactccagcaggccgcagagaacgggggtgagagaagactccaaacctccctccacctgctcattgtagtgttgatgcatgtgtgttctaaggtgcaattaaaacccaggagggcatggagctacctgccagagagcagcaggtaagcgcatggttcctcctgctagccctcaatgtctacgtgtattcaaaattgagaggtgggcaacgacgccaggggtgaggtatacaacctgatggtaatttggactccgtgtatcgtgcccacccccaagatcctatatgtatgtgtaatgagagtgtgagtaatgtgaatgtctaagttgtgggataaaattgaggcagaggcagccagaaggggacagagggggggtagcctcctctgcaccctggtgacatacccctactccaaagccctgcatgtgtgggtggttgtggtggagcgggaagagggaggcagctggagatggggagtgaaggaagggaggggcaggtgacccctccctggggccagctcccccgctgaccccagtaggcactcccatactccgcgacccgccagggaaagggggcccaggcccatccagaccggggcccagcgcagcagctccccccggccccacagagcccgggacagtccacccaaccccaccacagagaaaactgcacccaccccaccatccactcttcttccagactacatgagacaatagacgcccagactgagatcttcctccacctctcctgtatctccccctcctgcagagagttcctgttGAAACAGCAGCTTATCTGCAGCTGAAAGGAAGTGGTTGGATAAGCTCAtcaggaaggccagctctgtCATGCCCATTGACTCAGTGCTGGTGGTAGGAGACAGAAGACTGGCAATTAAATCATCAATGTCTGCACTACATGCATGAATCTGTTGGAGACCTGGAGAGCTCCTTCATTGACAGACTTGGACTTTATAATTATCACTGCTCCCAGCAAACACATGACAGGGGGAGAAACAATCAGTCACATTTATCTCTGAAGGAGTAAATACACCCTGTGGGAGTTCAAAGCATATTGGATGCCTCGCAAAATCACTTGTGGGAATGAAATGACCACAGAGAACTGGAATTTAGTGTGGTTGATATGACAAATGAACTCACAGCAgtaattgttattgttattagggTTGATTATAAGTAGGTCTACTTGCCATACAGAGAATTCACTAAGAATTTATTAGTGAAGTAGTTGTGAGATTCAAATAGTGTACGCACAATTTTATTTGGATAAAATTTAAGACTAGAGAAGAAGCTGAAACTCTCAGGAAGAAAGCACCTTGAGTGATTCTTCAAGCCTTTCCAGCGTTTGTGTTTATGTGGATGTTGATATATGTGAAAATGATCACGaatcacagaaaacacaacacaattGAAAAACCTCTCAGGTCACACCATCCTAAACAGGTATTGTCTGTGTTTAGCTGCTGATACCTGGTGACAGACTTTCCCCCCGTGTGTCACATAGTTGGAGCTTGATAAGCTCTTGTTGGGGCACTTTTTCACCCATCACTCTGACTTTAGTTCCAGCGCAGCTGTAGATTGAAAGGGCAAAACACGTTGATCAACCTTGTTGTCTTCCTCAGCATCAGTGTGCAAATCTTTAAAACTCTGAGTAGGTTTTGTGGTTCTGGAATCCTCTTGTAATTGCTGGCATGAATCTTGAGCGGTTCAACTTTGACTTTAACCTCAGTCTGGGTTCACAGAAGTATCTGGAATCGTCTTTGAAGATCTCTTATCACTTTTCTGGTTTGTATGGGTGTGGGGTTTTTTATGCACATTGTGCCTTAACCTACTGTTTCAAAACTAGTGCTGAGCTTATCTGGAATTCGCCACTTTGAAAGGGTTTCTTTGAGCAAGGTTTTTGCTTCTGCACCTGCATCTTATTTGCAAGAAAGGAAATCTGCTGCTTATTTTGAAAACATCTCAGCAAACACCAAGCATGTTTCTTTACATTCACATGGCCTGAGTTCAATGTCAAAGTCCATGTGTAGATGATAAAAAGACTTATCTGGGTGTGGATGTGCTGCCTGTAGCCTTTGAATGCCTGTATTATTACTTGCACAAATCATACAAGAGTTAAAAGATTATTGAAAGGGTAATTACAGAATCTCTTTGTAAACCACTGTTGCTGTATTTGTTGTAAAATCCCTCCTTTTAATAGATGGTTCTTTCCATGTGTCAGTGTAGCATGATAAGAGCATCATCTCTATCTCATCGTGTCACATTAAGCTGGCTGGTGTTCTTCGTGAGCCTTTGGTCAGTTCACTGCTCTTGACTCTTGTACTGCTGGACTCCTTTTCTTGGCTGTTTGTGCTGTCTGGATTCTGTTGGTTCTCAGCAGGGGCCTTGGGCACTGGTCTTCCTGTATGTTTCAGGCTTGGCGTACTGATGGCATGCACTGCGATTtggtctttgtttttgttggggCCACCTGGGGTTTCTGGGCTCATCTGGGTTTTTGTTAACACTTTATGTGTTGGTGTTCAAGCTCTAGTGATTTGAGAAGCCTTGATTCGTGTAACAAAACTATGACAGACCCGTCCACATGTTCATGCTTTTCAGAATCTCACACACTTTATTAACACTCAATGTTGCTGTTACAACATGGCTGCAGCTTTCCAGCTGCCAGCAGCGCATCTCGCCTGCAGCTGCattgcagaccacgccccgccacataCCCCCATCACCCGACTGAGGCCGAGGAAAACATCCAGGTGAACCTACTCCCTCCCCCTACAAGCGAGAGATTGAATTGGCCTGGACCGTTGGCGCCCCCAGCTTCTGGCCCAGCAATGGGGAGGTGTCGTTCTTGGTGGCCGCCCGCGCATCCAGCGGTGCCAGTGTCGTAGGTTTGGGACCACCCGCGTATCCAGTGGCAGCGGCGGCGCAGCAGCCGTTGAAGTGCACTGAGGCTTCCAGGTGGTTCGGCCGGTGTCATGCTGCATCTCCCCAATCTCGGACTGCGCAGGTCCTCCAGACTAATTGACCTCAGGCTCAGGCCGAGCAGCCCTCTGTGGCACGTGGACCTCCATCTCCTCACACAGCTCATCCACCACTCTCAGCTGGAGCAGCCCCTCGCACGCCTCCTCCACCATCCAGTTCTTCATCTACCTCCGGCTGGAGcagctcctcctccacctccggCAGGCGTAGACCCTGACGCACCTCCACCTCCAGTGACTGCGTGGCAGGCCCCCGACAGGCACAAGCTGCTGCCAGGCACAAAAGGAGTGCGgatgggtgcagcagcaggctgCAAACTAATCATCTTGTTGTTTCAGACCACAGTGGAGTGGGTGTGATTGGTTGTCCATGATGGAGAACCGTTTTTTCAGTTACCTTCTGTCCTTTATAGGTTGCATTATTTGATTATTATTTGAtgtattctttaaaaaaatacaagtaCTATGGCCCATGAAGCTGTAAATCAAATGGAAGTTAAAACCCAACTTTGTCATATAACAACAGGTTGCTTGTTCTTCCtagtttaaacatttgtttttctagTTCTTAGTTTCTTCTTCATTTAATCTGTTCCCTTTTGTGCTCTGGTTGTTTTGGTgtcgtctgtgttctccccTGCCCGTCATGTCTATCACCCATGCCTGTTTCTTCCCCAAGTGTCAAGCCTGTGCGTCTTGGTCTGCatggttcctgttttattttgacaggctCTCATCctatgttcagttttgcttcctacTGTCCTGTTAGTTTGATTAtttccagctgtgttccctgtTTTCCTCTGCTTATTGTCGTGTCATTCCTGCTGCAGTGTGTTTCCTTGTTCCCCTTGTTTCCATCGCTTATCCTAGTTTCTAGCTTTTTGTTTCCAGTTCTTAGTTTCTAGTTTTAGAGTTTTGTGTTTAGCTATGGTTTATAACTTTACAGCAATAAAACTCCCTTCTTTTGGGTCTACCctttgcctgccacacagccaacccTGACACTATCAGCATTTTAACAACAACCAGCTTTTTAATAATGCATGTGTTTAAAGCTGAGAAAAAATGAAACatcactcttcttcttcttctttaaagtaaagacaaaaaataatctTGCAAAAAGCCCTTTAAGACTAAACACGTGTGTCATGACTCTATGACCTAAACGCATTTAGCTTTGAAAGCAACACAAAACTCCCACCTCTATCACATTTATCACACTGAGAGCACCCTTCCTGGTGAACACACCATCTGCGGACATTGCAGGGCAGCAGTCATGTGAACGATGATGAACGTGATACAAGCTTTAGCTCTTTCTTGTTTCTGTAAGTTTGCTCTATTACTCTTTGACATCATTAGCTAatcttttattgcatttttaacctataataatttaaacatattttcttaTTAGTAACTTTACACTCACAGATGTAGCACCATGTAGAGCAATTAAACATCTCATTGTTTCCACAGTTTCAGGCTGGATTGCTGCCTCATGTTCTGAGTTTCAGACCTCAGAGGTGCAGGCAGGTGAAACTGTCACTCTGCAGTGCCCCAGGATTTACACATATGACGTTATGACTTTCTGGTTCAGACTGGTCAACGGAACCACAGCCAACTCTATTGCTGTTAAGCCAGTGGCTAGCATTGTTAAGTACAATACTGAATTTCAACCTGGAAAATTTGAAATGACACAACCAACCTCTGATGTCTTTCTCAAAATCAAACAAGTGGATGTGTCTGACTCTGCGCTGTATTTCTGTGGATTTGTCTCAGAGGCACGTCTAAATTTCAGCGTCATGCAATTAAAGGTTGGAGGTAAATTGTTGTAAATTCTTTGTCTGCTCATTCTTCGGTTATTACTCTTTTAATTTATATTACATATGCAATGTAATTATTGTCAACACGCTGTATACAAAGACTATGGTGGTTATAGATTAAGATAAATATAGAAATGAGGACTAAAAAAATCAAGGCTTTATTTTTCAATAGGCACCGATGAGCCTCAGGATGACATGGACTGCATCTCTCAACGTAAGTCAACATTTCTTTTATTGTGCAGATGATTAAAAACACATGAATGTGAAATAAATGTCAGCCGTGTCGCTTTTTACCTTTATTTTTGTATTAGAGGCTCATGAAGTAGCAAAGCTGACGAGTGTCACCCTGGGTGTTCTGTCTGTTTTCCTGTTTATGGTCATCACTGGTCTGGCTgttcaaaacaggaaacttcAGATGGGTACTTTTTACAGCTACACAATCGCTCTTATAATCTTTGCTCTTCACAAATGTATAATTGGTTTATGTAATAGAATAACactaatttgttttttgtggatcAGCAAATAAAGAAGAACAGAATCCGGACCACAGCACGGTGAGTCAAtctaaaaatgtacttttatgCTCTGATTAGCAGCGCTTAAACAAAATGTGCCTGTACAGCATTACAGTGCAAAATGACATCGTATAAAGGGAGAAATAAGATTTATAGTTTGTATGTTCCAATTAGCTGTTGACTAATTGTCTTCTTTCCTTTAGAAATGTAACATAAACACTTCATTGTTATTGCTTATATTTGTCtataattataattaatatGTATATAATACTCATAATAAATGAACACTgaatgtgcttttcacagaatcGTGGATCTGATGAGGTGAACTATGCTGCAGTGACAGTTCGACCAAAACCAAAAAGAAGAGAGATCGAGCCGAATGTGATCTATGCTTCCACCAGATAGAATCAGCAGGCGACTTGAACTGCCTGATGAGGTTATCATGACTTAGTGTGGAAATGAAAAACTCttgttagaaaaaaataaaattctttGCTGTGGTGAACCAATGCTAACTGAATTTTCACATGTGTTTTCCTGTTAATTCTAAGTACTTACTTTGTCCATCAAAGTCTATTTAGCCAAACAAACATGTAATGTGATTGTTAATCAAATGGAAATCTGCACATGACCTGAACAGAAACAGTCGGTACTTGATGACTATAAATCTCAAATCAGATTCATGGCTCTGATGGCCCAAAATATGCTGCAGTGACATTTCAACCAAATGCAAAAAGAAGAGCGATCGAGACAGACACGATCTATGCTGCCACCAGACGGACTCACTATGTAACTGGAAATGATGCTGTATCATATTAATGATATGATGCAGCAATTCTAACTCTGCAGTGAAGAAACAATGCTACTGTAATTGTACATGTGTATGTTCTGTTTTATTAATTCTTAATATTTTCTTGCTCATTTAAAATCTTTGTCGCCAAACAAACATAATGCTAAATGTCTTGAACAAAcataacatatataaataaaatagagtcCAGTTAATATAAATACATCTGAAACTCTTTCATCAGACGATACAACATAAGGTCTCATATATCTGTCAAGGCTCGCGGGGCAACCTGTGTGGAATTAttaaaggacccaagatgcaggcacttCTGATGTGAGGGAGCTTTAGTAATGGAGGTTGAAAA is part of the Maylandia zebra isolate NMK-2024a linkage group LG3, Mzebra_GT3a, whole genome shotgun sequence genome and encodes:
- the LOC143416558 gene encoding uncharacterized protein LOC143416558, which encodes MTFWFRLVNGTTANSIAVKPVASIVKYNTEFQPGKFEMTQPTSDVFLKIKQVDVSDSALYFCGFVSEARLNFSVMQLKVGGTDEPQDDMDCISQQAHEVAKLTSVTLGVLSVFLFMVITGLAVQNRKLQMANKEEQNPDHSTNRGSDEVNYAAVTVRPKPKRREIEPNVIYASTR